The sequence below is a genomic window from Bremerella cremea.
CGGTCGCATCCTTGTCAATTTCGCTTTCAAGCTGAGCAAGCTGTTGCTTGAATTCGGCCACATCCTGTGAGAAGAACTCGAGCACAGCCGGTAATTTCGAAGTGGTCGAATCGTTCGACTGAATCATGGCAATACCTGAAGTTAGATGTTTACGGAAGAGATTTCGCCTAATCGGAAATCCGACGGCGCAACTGGGATATTCATCAGAATTGGCATAATCAGAGAAATCAACAGTAAAAGCCTTCTAATAGACACAAGGGGGGTAAGGCTTGCGTAACTTAGGACGATTTGATGCCACTTATGACCTATGGGTGTTGCGCTTTTTATGCGTTACTCTTCGGGCGTTCCGCAATTTCATGTCAGAGAGAGCTATGGTTTGGTGGCGAGATGTGTTCGTGAAAAGTCACTTGGCATCACCTGCGGGGCAGTCAACATTTATCTCTAAGTCGCTACGCAACCCGAGCGATTTGGAGGGAAGTGAGTTGAGGATTACCTCGATTCGCTTTCCCGAGAAGGAAATTAGCAACTGGCATGGTCAAAAAAATAGTCGACAGCCTAAGAGTTTCCGCAGCGGTCGGAAACGATTTAGCTGCCGAACTTCAGCAATACTACGAAATCACCTCGTCCAACGAGGATTCCCCCTTTGCGCGGACGTTGTGGGGAATCGACCATGCCACCGGTGACGAGGTGGTAATTAAAGCGATTCGGATCGATGCCGTAACGCGCGGGGCTTACGCGCGCATGGAGTTTGAAGCTGGAGTTCGTCAGGAACATTGGAACGATCACCTGACGCCAGTGCTGCGGTTTGCGCGAACGGATGAAGAGTTCTTTTTGGTGATGCCATGGACCAAGCAGAAAACGCTTAGTGCGGTTCTCACCTCAAGCCCGCTTACGATTCAGGAAACGATCAAACTCGGGAAAGACCTCTTCACGGCACTCGACTGGATCCACCGCCGCGGCGCGTTGCATCGTGATGTGATTCCCTCGAACATTTATGTCGAAACGAGTGCCAGTTCTTCTCAACAGTTGACCGGAGCAATTCTCGGCGGCTTTGGAACAATCAAACGCTTTCACCCCGATCAGCTTTTTGGCGAACGAGAATGCGAAACGGTTTCGTACATGTCTCCCGAAGAGGCTGGCTCGATCGATACCGATGTAGGGCCGCCTTCCGATCTTTATGCCGCAGGGATTGTTCTATTTCGCTGCCTAGCGGGACGTTTGCCGTTTCAAGGGCAAGGGGCTGGGGCGATCCTCTTCGAGCACCTCACTGCGCCTGTTCCCGAGTTGCCGAGCATTAATCCAGAAGTTTCATTAGAGCTCGACGAAGTTGTGCAGCGCTTGTTACGCAAGGATCCGCACGACCGTTACCAATTGGCCAGCGCCGTCGTAGAGGACTTGCTCGCGATCGAAGAGATGCTCGAGAGCGGAGCGACCGGCAAGCACGTGACCATTGGGGCAACGGATCGGCGTTGTACGCTTACCGAGCCGGCGTTTGTCGCGCGAGATGAAGAACTCTCGAAACTCAACCAGTTCATCTTAGATGCACGCCTTGGCAAAGGCAGCGTGATGCTGGTGGAGGGCGAGTCTGGCAGTGGCAAGAGTCGCCTGCTGGTCGAATCGGTGCGTCAGGCTCGCCGCAGTGGGATTTGGGTATTACGTGGTCAAGCAACAACCAACGTCGGGCAACGCCCTTTTCGCATGCTGGAAGGCATTGTCGACGGGTTTCTATCGGTAGCCCAAAAAGACCCTGCTTTGGCTCACCGCGTACGACGTTGTGTTGGAGAAATGTCGGATGCGCTGATCGCGGCCTTGCCGACTCTCAGTGGGGTGATTGGCACCACGCAAGGTTTTATGGAGCAATCACCAGCCGCGTTTGGTGAGAACCGCACGATTGAATCGCTGATTCGCTTCTTGAGTGCCTTGGGAAGTCCTGAGCGTCCGGCATTGGTCATTCTGGATGACTGCCAATGGGCCGATACGTTGACATATACTCTCATTCGCCGCTGGCATACTCAGCCACGCGAATCGAAACGGTACACGACGGTTACTTGTTCGTTCCGCTCCGAGGAAGTCGGCGAACACCATGCCCTGCGAACGATTCCGAATTGCTCCACTATTCGCTTGAAGCCGTTGCGGGCGGATGAGATCCGTCAGCTTGCCGAATCGATGGCCGGTACGCTACCGCTGCCTGCGATTGAAGTGGTGACCCGCTTGGCAGGTGGAAGCCCTTTCATGGCCTCAGCCGTCTTGCGTGGCCTGGTCGAGTCTGGCGCTCTGGAAGCCGTGAATGGTACGTGGGAGGTTGAACTGGAATCGATGGGCGATTGGCAATCGTCCCAAGAGGCAGCCTCTTTCCTCACTCGCCGAATTGAAATGTTGCCTCAGGAAACGATCAACCTGCTTTCGGTCGGCGCGTTGATTGGCAAAGAGTTTAGCCTCGATATTGCCGCTTCGTTGACGAGCATGAGCATTTCCGAAGCGGTAGGAGCACTGCTTCATGCCCGCGATCGTTGTTTGATTTGGGAGCGTGCCGACGGCGGTCAGTTTGTTTTTGTTCATGATAAGATTCGTAGTTCGCTGCTGGAACGCCTCGATCCGGAAGAGCAAAAGGAGTTGCACCTGCGTGCCGCGTTGCATTTGCAGGAACATAGCCCCACGCGTGTGTCTGAAATTGCCTACCATCTGGATGAAGCAGGCGCAGCGGAAACAGCCATGGGGTACGCCCTGCAAGCTGCCGAACAGGCTCGGCGGCAGTTCTCGCTGGAAGTTGCCGAGCGACAGTATCGTATCGCCCAACGCGGTGCCGTCCGGCAGTCGAAGGCAATCCGTTTTCGTATCGCGGAAGGCTTAGGAGACTCGTTAATGCTCCGCGGACAATACGCGGAGGCAGCACCTCAGTTCGAAGAAGCGGCAGAGCTTGCTGAAGGTGACTGGGATCGTGCGAAGATTCAAGGCAAGTTGGCAGAGCTTTCGTTCAAACGTGGCGATATGGAGAACGCCACCAGAGGATACGAAACCGCATTGCGCACGCTCGGCTGTAGGGTTCCTCGCAATCGCGTCTTCATCTTCATAATGCTGATCTGGGAGGCCTGGAAGCAAGTACTGCACACCTGGTTCCCGGGCGTGTTCATGCACCGTCAAGGACGACCACCCAGCGAATCGGAACGTTTGGCAATTAGCTTGTACAGTTTGTTGACGCATGGTTGCTGGTATTGTCGCAGCAAAATCGAGTGTTTGCTCGCTCATCTATGCGCACTCAATTTTGCGGAACGATTTAACCCTAGTCCGGAACTGGCCCAGGCTTATTCCGAGCACGCACCGGTGGCATGTTTGATTCCCATGTTCGATCGGGCGATCAAATATTCTCAACGCTCCTTAGAACTGCGGCGAGAGTTCAACGATGTGTGGGGACAGGGCCAATCGTTGAGTTACTATTGCTGTGCCCTCTATGCGGCGGGGAAGTACCGCGAGTGCATCGAAAAAGGACGCGAAGCAATTCGGTTGCTGGAACGCACCGGCGACTATTGGATGGTTCACATTGCGCGCTATCAGGTTGCCGCCTCGTTGTACCATCTTGGTGATTTCAAAGGGGCGGTGATCGAATCGCGAATCAATTACCGCTCGGGAATAGAGCTAGGTGACGAACAGGCTTCAGGGATCAATTTAGATATTTGGGTTCGCGCAACACAAGGGTTCCTCCCAGACCAATTGCTAGAAAAAGAGATCGACCGTGATCGCCAAGATGATCAAGGAAGGACGCAAGTCTTGTTCGCAGCTGGGGTCCGTGATTTGTATCAAGGCAAGATCGAGTCAGCGGTTGAAAAACTACGTCAATCGGTTGCTACCTCCGAGCATGCCGGAATTCAAAACTCCTACACGGTGCCTGCGCTGGCATGGCTGGTGACGGCGTATCGCAAACAGGCGGAAGCAACCCCCTTGTACGCCCCCTGGCAACGGGAAAAACTATTGCAAAAGGCCGAGAAAACCGCCAGGAAAGCGATGCGAGCTGCCAAAGTCAGCCCCCAAGATCTGGCCCGCACCTATCGCGAATATGCCTTGGTTATGGCAATGCAAGGTAGTTATCCGGTGGCTCGTAAGTGGTTCGACAAAAGCCTGGCCTTGGCAGAGCAACTCGGTGATATCTTCGAGCAGGCAATGACCCTGCAGTATCGTGCTCAAGTTGGCATCTGCGTCAACTGGCCCGATGTCGAGACCGACCAGCAGTTGGCGCGTCGTTTGTTCGATGAAATCACCATCGACAACGAGATGCACGATAATACCCAAAAGGGACAACTCGGGACGCTCTCGTTAGTGGACCGTTTCGATACCATCTTGCACGTCGGACGCAAGATCGCCGCAGCGCTTTCAACCGACAAAATCTACGAAGAATCCTGCTTGGGCGCCAGCCGTTTATTAGGGGGCGAAAACAGTTGGCTGCTGGAGTTCAACCAACACAACGATAAATTACCTCCCTCGGTGGTTTTCGGACCGAGTAATATTACCTTCGACGAAACAAACTTACGTCGTGCTATTCAAGCAGGACGTGCCATGTCGTTTTTGGAAGTGGGCAGCAAAAATGACATGACCAGCGAAGTGGCCAGCCATCGTTCGGCAATTTATATTCCGATCGCGGTGCGTAATCGGCTGTCGGCGTGTATCTATGTGACGCATTCGCAGCTTGTTGGGCTGTTCGGCAAAGATGAAGAACGCTTGGCCGATTTTGTAGGGACAATTGCTGGAGCCGCCTTAGAGAACGCTCAAGGGTTCCGTGAATTGACTCAGTTGAACACCACGTTGGAGCAGCGTATTGCCGAACGCACCGCGGCAGCCGAAGCACGTGCGACCGATTTGGCCCGCTCGAATTTGCAATTGGAACGGACCGCGAAAGAGCTGCGTTTGACCGAAGAGCAACTGCGCGTGGCCAAAGTGACAGCAGAGACCGCAAACGAGGCCAAGAGCCGATTCCTGGCGACCATGAGTCACGAAATTCGTACTCCGCTTAATGGAATTCTAGGCATGACCGAGCTTGCCTTGAGAACCGACTTGAACGCACAGCAGCGCAATTGCCTGACCGTGATCAATCAGTCGGGTGAAGCGCTATTGGGACTATTGAACGACATTCTCGATATTTCGAAGATCGAAGCCGGAAAGATGGAACTGGAGTCGATCCCCTTGGCTCCTCAGGCCGTCCTTAGTTCGGCTGTGCGACTTCTGGCAGTGAATGCTGCCAACAAGGGAATAGAACTGCTATATCGGGTGGCTCACAATGTGCCGACTCAAATCGAGGGGGACCCTTGCCGCTTGCGACAGGTTGTCATGAACTTGGTGGGCAATGCGATCAAGTTTACCGAGCAAGGGGAAGTGTTGGTCGATCTGTTTGTCGAACGAACCATCGATGGGCCTCAACTACACTTCGCGATTCATGATACCGGTCCGGGAATTCCTGACGGAAAACAGACCACGATTTTTGAATCGTTCGAGCAAAGCGATAGCTCGACGACACGCCGCTACGGTGGGACGGGCCTAGGGTTGGCAATCTCTTTTCAAATTGTCTCGTTGATGAACGGGCGATTGTGGGTCGAAAGTAAGATCGATCATGGAAGCACCTTTCATTTCACGGTCCCGCTGGATCCCGACCAAGTGAAGTTTCCAGAACCGCAGCTAAAGCCACTCGCTGGGCGTCGCATTCAATTGGTGGCTCAGCACAAGACTTCACGAGACCTCTACCAGGAAATCCTGATCGACGCTGGGGCTCTCTGCGATTGCTTATCGCTAGACGATGCTCTGAAGCTGCTGAAAAACCCTTCGCAGGGCAATCAAGGTGAACGCCCTGTTTGGGTGTTCGACTGGGAAGTGGACTCTGATACTCTGCCCCAGTGGTTTGCCGAAAACAAAGCGGTTGATCTATTAAGTCGCCCCTATCTGGTGTTGCTGCCAGCGACGGGAACGCCACCTGGGATTGAACTGGACGCCTCTGCCACATTGACCAAACCAGCCTCCGCCGATGATTTGGTGGAAGCCGTTTGCCAGGTGTGTCATTGTATTTCTGGCGAGCCAACCCAAGAGGAGCAATCCGAAGAAGGATCGACAAGGACTTTGCATGTTCTGTTGGCAGACGATGCTCCGGTGAATCAGGAAGTGGCCAGAGGGATTTTGGAGATCTTCGGACACACGTGCGAAGTCGCAGGTACCGGTAAGGAAGCGTTGTCGCTTTATCAGCAAGGCAACTTTGACGTTGTCTTGATGGACTTAGAGATGCCGGAAATGGATGGCAAGCAGGCGACCAGCGAGATTCGCAAATGGGAAGAAGAACACCACCGGCGAACGCCGATCGTGGCGATGACTGCCCACGCATTGACGGGCGTGCGCGAACAATGCCTAGATGCGGGAATGGACCACTACTTGTGCAAACCGATCCAGCCAGAACTGCTCAAGCAATTGCTGGACGAAGTTTCCGCAGCCAGTTCGGTTACGACTGCTTCGTGATTGCCCGCTTGCCGATCCGGCTGCAAATGGGCAGTCTGATTGAGAGAACTTAACGGACTGCTAAGCAATAATGTCCTTCACGACCCGTGCCGGTTCGACACCAGTCAGTCGCATATCAAGCCCCTGGAACTTGACACTCAGGTGGTGATGGTCAATTCCCAGTAGGTGTAGCATCGTGGCGTGCAAGTCGCGGACGTGCACGACGTTTTCTACCGAGTTATAGCCTAGGTCGTCAGTGGCACCGTAAGTGGTTCCTCCTTTAACCGGTCCGCCTGCCAGCCACATGCTGAAACCTTTGATGTGGTGATCGCGCCCCACGTTGCCTTTGTTCGACTGAGACATTGGCGTTCTGCCAAACTCGCCTCCCCAGATAATCAACGTATCGTCCAGCATGCCACGTTGCTTGAGATCGGTTAGCAAGGCGTACGTCGGCTTGTCGGTCAGGTTACAGCAAACGTCCATGTACTGGGCCAGGCCGTTGTGATGATCCCAGCCGCGATGGTATAGATGAATAAAACGAACGCCTCGTTCTGCCAGACGTCGTGCGAGAAGACAGTTCGATGCGTAGGAACCATCGCCAGGCTTCGCGCCGTACATGTCGAGAATATGTTGCGGCTCGTCCGACATATCCGTCAGATCAGGGACCGACATCTGCATGCGAAAAGCCATTTCGTAGGCCGCAATCCGGTTGGCAATTTCTGGGTCGCCAATCGCTTCCTGGTGATGTCGATTTAGATTGCCAATCGCATCGACCAAATTTCTTTGTTGTCCAATGCCAACACCGTTTGGGCTGCGGACGTAGTTTACCGGATCGCCGGTAGAGCTAAATTGAACCCCTTGATACCGACTAGGCAGAAAGCCGCTGCCCCATTGGCGGGCGGCAATCGGTTGGGGATTACGACCACCGACACTCGACAAGACGACGAAGCCTGGCAGTTCGTCTGTCTCGCTGCCGATACCATAATTCACCCAGGCCCCCATGGAAGGACGCCCGCTGATCACGGTGCCGGTGTTCATGAATGTGTGGGCCGGGTCGTGATTGATTTGCTCGGTAACAAGCGAACGGACAATACAAATGTCGTCAGCCATCTTGGCATGCCATGGCAGATAGTCGCTAATCTCCTGCCCGTTGTGGCCATACTTTTTGAACTTGGTAATCGCACCCAGGCACTTCAGTTCCTTCCCCTGCAGCTGCGCGATCGGCTGGCCATCGGTATACGATGCCGGAACCGGCTTACCATCCATCTTCGATAGAATGGGCTTGTTGTCGAAGGTTTCCAAGTGAGAGGGCCCACCGGCCATGCACAGGAAAATGACTCGTTTCACTTTTTGAGGCAAGTCGGGAAAGCCTGGCTGCCCGGGAACGCCACGGACTTGTTCGCTGGCCTTGGCCGCATGTCCTTCCTTAGCCAACAGAGCCGACAAGGCGGCAGTGCCAAGCCCGACTCCTGAGCGTGTAAGAAACGTGCGGCGGTTGAGTTGCATGGGATGAAATTCAGACATTTCCGGCTCGCTTCTTAGTTACGAGTAATGAATTCGTCGAGATTGAAGATAACCCGTGCTACCTGAGTCCAGGCCGCGAGTTCGGCTAGTTCTACACGGTTGTCGGTCGGCTTCAAACCAATTGCCAAGAGCTTGGCAGCTGCCGCAGTATCTTCGCGATAGACTTGGCGGTTATCGTTTAGGATTTGGATAAGGATTTGCGTCTCGGCGGCGTCAGGGCGGCGCGAAAGGGCAAGTTCAAACGCGGTTTCTAGGCGAGTCTGATCGCTGTTCGCATCTTGCGTCAAAATGCGAGTGGCGAACTCTCTGGCCGCTTCGATGTAGGTCGGATCGTTCAACAAAGCCAACGCGGCCAACGGTGTGTTTGAAGTGGGACGTTGCACGGTACATTCTTCCCGGCTCGGAGCATCAAATGCCATCAAGCTTGGATGAACGAATTGGCGTTGCCAATGAACATAAACTCCGCGTCGCCATTGCTGGTCGTTTTCATCGGCATGGTAAGTTCGTTGGGGAAAGTTCAAGTTGCGGTAGTAGCCAGCCGGTTGATACGGTTTAACGCTAGGGCCGCCATATTCCAAATTCAACAAGCCACTTACTGCCAACGCATTGTCGCGAATCATTTCCGCCGAGAGGCGATGACGGAGCTGATGGGTGTAAAGTCGGTTATAGGGATCTTGCTCGCGGGCTTCAGCAGAAGCTTGCGATGATTGTTGATAAGCAGCAGTCATCACCATTTGTTTGACCATTCGCTTAACGTCCCAGTCATGCTCGTAGAAATCAATTGCCAAGTGATCGAGCAACTCGGGATGGACTGGTGGTTCCCCCTGCCCGCCAAAGTCGCCTAGGCTCGAAGAAAGCCCGACACCGTAGAATAGGTACCACAATCGATTAACAAACACCCGCGATGTCAGCGCCCCAGACCCGTGCTTGGTATCGACCAACCAATTGGCCAGATCGAGGCGAGAGGCACGCTTGTTTTCGGTTTCAATGGAACCGAGAAACACCGGAACGGCTGGCGTGACGATTTCGCCACTATCGTCGAGCCAGTTGCCACGTGGCAAGACACGCATCGTACGCGGCTCGATAGATTCGGTCACCATCGTGAGGCGAGCCGAGGCATTGAGGGCATCGATTTGCTGCTGCAAACGCTTGACCTCATCGGTCGGTTCGCTAGGCAACTGTTTGAGTTCGGCTTGTAACTGGTCTCGCTCTGCCCGTTCGCGTTTGGAGAGAACTTTGATTTCCGGGGGACGCCGGGTTGGTAGGGCATTCGAGCCGAGCTTGAAGTGTTTGGCTTCGTCGACGTCAGCGAAGAATGCGGCTAAAGAATAAAAGTCGGTGATTGTATAAGGATCGTATTTATGGGAATGGCATTGAGCGCACCCAACGGTGGCACCCATCCAGACTTGCGAAACGTTCCGGACGCGATCAGCCGCGTAGATCGCTAGATATTCTTTCTCTTGCAGGCCACCCTCGTGCGTTGTTTGCAGTAGGCGGTTGTAGCCGGTGGCAATCTTTTGATCGATCGTGCTATTGGGGAGCAGATCGCCTGCGAGTTGTTCCCGAGTGAATTGATCGAACGGCATGTTGTCGTTGAACGCATCGAGAACGTAATCGCGGTACGGTGAAATGCTGTGGTCTTGGTCGCCGTGATAACCGACCGTATCGGCGAAACGGACAAGGTCTAACCAATAGGCCGCCATGCGTTCGCCATAACGATCGGAAGCAAGCAGCCGATCGACGACTTTTTCGAACGCATCTGGCGACTCGTCTGCGACAAACGCTTGGACTTCTTCCCAGGTTGGTGGAAGACCGGTCAGATCGAAGGTGACACGGCGGAGCAATGTCACTTTGTCCGCAGGTGCTGCCGGAGAGAAACCGGCGGCTTCCATTTTGTTGAGCAGATAATAATCAATCTCGCTTTGCGGCCAATCTTGTTGCTGGACGTCCGGCGTTGGCGATGGTTTCGGAGGTACATACGCCCAATGCTGCTCGAAAGCGGCACCTTCCTCGATCCAGCGTTTAAGCGTAGAAATTTGTTCTTTCGTTAGCTTCTTGCCCGATTCCACCGGAGGCATCCGCATGTCTTCGTCCGCCACAATGCGAGCAAAGAACTCACTGGCTTGTGCATCTCCTGGGACAATCGCAGTCTCTTTCGCACTATTGGGATCATCCAGCCGCAAATCGGCTTCTCGGTGTTCGGCGTCAGGGCCGTGGCAATAGAAACAGTTTTCAGAGAGGATCGGGCGGACGTCGCGGTTGTAGTCGAGTGGCTTGTCGCTCCACGCAGGAGACGAAGCCAGTAGGAGGATACCGGTTGTCCACGAAAAAATTCGGATCGTATTCCAAGGCATGGCGGGATGTGCTTTGTCGAAGAGGAGCTTAGGTGGAGGGAGAACCGGTCATCGCTTCGTAGTGGCGTTTTATTTGTTCTGGTGTGAGGGCCTTATTATAAATCGCGATCTCGTCGATCTGGCCTTCAAATTGGC
It includes:
- a CDS encoding ATP-binding protein, with translation MVKKIVDSLRVSAAVGNDLAAELQQYYEITSSNEDSPFARTLWGIDHATGDEVVIKAIRIDAVTRGAYARMEFEAGVRQEHWNDHLTPVLRFARTDEEFFLVMPWTKQKTLSAVLTSSPLTIQETIKLGKDLFTALDWIHRRGALHRDVIPSNIYVETSASSSQQLTGAILGGFGTIKRFHPDQLFGERECETVSYMSPEEAGSIDTDVGPPSDLYAAGIVLFRCLAGRLPFQGQGAGAILFEHLTAPVPELPSINPEVSLELDEVVQRLLRKDPHDRYQLASAVVEDLLAIEEMLESGATGKHVTIGATDRRCTLTEPAFVARDEELSKLNQFILDARLGKGSVMLVEGESGSGKSRLLVESVRQARRSGIWVLRGQATTNVGQRPFRMLEGIVDGFLSVAQKDPALAHRVRRCVGEMSDALIAALPTLSGVIGTTQGFMEQSPAAFGENRTIESLIRFLSALGSPERPALVILDDCQWADTLTYTLIRRWHTQPRESKRYTTVTCSFRSEEVGEHHALRTIPNCSTIRLKPLRADEIRQLAESMAGTLPLPAIEVVTRLAGGSPFMASAVLRGLVESGALEAVNGTWEVELESMGDWQSSQEAASFLTRRIEMLPQETINLLSVGALIGKEFSLDIAASLTSMSISEAVGALLHARDRCLIWERADGGQFVFVHDKIRSSLLERLDPEEQKELHLRAALHLQEHSPTRVSEIAYHLDEAGAAETAMGYALQAAEQARRQFSLEVAERQYRIAQRGAVRQSKAIRFRIAEGLGDSLMLRGQYAEAAPQFEEAAELAEGDWDRAKIQGKLAELSFKRGDMENATRGYETALRTLGCRVPRNRVFIFIMLIWEAWKQVLHTWFPGVFMHRQGRPPSESERLAISLYSLLTHGCWYCRSKIECLLAHLCALNFAERFNPSPELAQAYSEHAPVACLIPMFDRAIKYSQRSLELRREFNDVWGQGQSLSYYCCALYAAGKYRECIEKGREAIRLLERTGDYWMVHIARYQVAASLYHLGDFKGAVIESRINYRSGIELGDEQASGINLDIWVRATQGFLPDQLLEKEIDRDRQDDQGRTQVLFAAGVRDLYQGKIESAVEKLRQSVATSEHAGIQNSYTVPALAWLVTAYRKQAEATPLYAPWQREKLLQKAEKTARKAMRAAKVSPQDLARTYREYALVMAMQGSYPVARKWFDKSLALAEQLGDIFEQAMTLQYRAQVGICVNWPDVETDQQLARRLFDEITIDNEMHDNTQKGQLGTLSLVDRFDTILHVGRKIAAALSTDKIYEESCLGASRLLGGENSWLLEFNQHNDKLPPSVVFGPSNITFDETNLRRAIQAGRAMSFLEVGSKNDMTSEVASHRSAIYIPIAVRNRLSACIYVTHSQLVGLFGKDEERLADFVGTIAGAALENAQGFRELTQLNTTLEQRIAERTAAAEARATDLARSNLQLERTAKELRLTEEQLRVAKVTAETANEAKSRFLATMSHEIRTPLNGILGMTELALRTDLNAQQRNCLTVINQSGEALLGLLNDILDISKIEAGKMELESIPLAPQAVLSSAVRLLAVNAANKGIELLYRVAHNVPTQIEGDPCRLRQVVMNLVGNAIKFTEQGEVLVDLFVERTIDGPQLHFAIHDTGPGIPDGKQTTIFESFEQSDSSTTRRYGGTGLGLAISFQIVSLMNGRLWVESKIDHGSTFHFTVPLDPDQVKFPEPQLKPLAGRRIQLVAQHKTSRDLYQEILIDAGALCDCLSLDDALKLLKNPSQGNQGERPVWVFDWEVDSDTLPQWFAENKAVDLLSRPYLVLLPATGTPPGIELDASATLTKPASADDLVEAVCQVCHCISGEPTQEEQSEEGSTRTLHVLLADDAPVNQEVARGILEIFGHTCEVAGTGKEALSLYQQGNFDVVLMDLEMPEMDGKQATSEIRKWEEEHHRRTPIVAMTAHALTGVREQCLDAGMDHYLCKPIQPELLKQLLDEVSAASSVTTAS
- a CDS encoding DUF1501 domain-containing protein, which gives rise to MSEFHPMQLNRRTFLTRSGVGLGTAALSALLAKEGHAAKASEQVRGVPGQPGFPDLPQKVKRVIFLCMAGGPSHLETFDNKPILSKMDGKPVPASYTDGQPIAQLQGKELKCLGAITKFKKYGHNGQEISDYLPWHAKMADDICIVRSLVTEQINHDPAHTFMNTGTVISGRPSMGAWVNYGIGSETDELPGFVVLSSVGGRNPQPIAARQWGSGFLPSRYQGVQFSSTGDPVNYVRSPNGVGIGQQRNLVDAIGNLNRHHQEAIGDPEIANRIAAYEMAFRMQMSVPDLTDMSDEPQHILDMYGAKPGDGSYASNCLLARRLAERGVRFIHLYHRGWDHHNGLAQYMDVCCNLTDKPTYALLTDLKQRGMLDDTLIIWGGEFGRTPMSQSNKGNVGRDHHIKGFSMWLAGGPVKGGTTYGATDDLGYNSVENVVHVRDLHATMLHLLGIDHHHLSVKFQGLDMRLTGVEPARVVKDIIA
- a CDS encoding PSD1 and planctomycete cytochrome C domain-containing protein, giving the protein MPWNTIRIFSWTTGILLLASSPAWSDKPLDYNRDVRPILSENCFYCHGPDAEHREADLRLDDPNSAKETAIVPGDAQASEFFARIVADEDMRMPPVESGKKLTKEQISTLKRWIEEGAAFEQHWAYVPPKPSPTPDVQQQDWPQSEIDYYLLNKMEAAGFSPAAPADKVTLLRRVTFDLTGLPPTWEEVQAFVADESPDAFEKVVDRLLASDRYGERMAAYWLDLVRFADTVGYHGDQDHSISPYRDYVLDAFNDNMPFDQFTREQLAGDLLPNSTIDQKIATGYNRLLQTTHEGGLQEKEYLAIYAADRVRNVSQVWMGATVGCAQCHSHKYDPYTITDFYSLAAFFADVDEAKHFKLGSNALPTRRPPEIKVLSKRERAERDQLQAELKQLPSEPTDEVKRLQQQIDALNASARLTMVTESIEPRTMRVLPRGNWLDDSGEIVTPAVPVFLGSIETENKRASRLDLANWLVDTKHGSGALTSRVFVNRLWYLFYGVGLSSSLGDFGGQGEPPVHPELLDHLAIDFYEHDWDVKRMVKQMVMTAAYQQSSQASAEAREQDPYNRLYTHQLRHRLSAEMIRDNALAVSGLLNLEYGGPSVKPYQPAGYYRNLNFPQRTYHADENDQQWRRGVYVHWQRQFVHPSLMAFDAPSREECTVQRPTSNTPLAALALLNDPTYIEAAREFATRILTQDANSDQTRLETAFELALSRRPDAAETQILIQILNDNRQVYREDTAAAAKLLAIGLKPTDNRVELAELAAWTQVARVIFNLDEFITRN